The following nucleotide sequence is from Coffea eugenioides isolate CCC68of chromosome 10, Ceug_1.0, whole genome shotgun sequence.
CTTCGTCACATGTTTAAACGTCTCCGCTTCAACCCACTTGGTGAAGTACTCGATCGCCACCAATATAAAccgatgtccatttgaagcaggaggatcgattgtaccaatcacgtccataccccacattgaacagggccacggggcggtcatgctatgcaactcagtgggtggagcgcgtataatgtcaccgtgcatttggcattttatacatctccggacaaagtctatacaatcatgctccatagtaagccagaagtatccggttctcatgattttcttcgctagcaaatggccattcatgtgaggtccacaaacgccactatgcacttctttcatcatatattgagcttcATCTTCACCAACAcaccttaaaaggttcaaatccgAGGTTCTTTTGTACAAGACTTcaccatttaaaaaaaatttggaagcTATTCTACGCAGAAAACTCTTGTCTTTTATACCGGCATGCTGAGGGTAGGACCCAGTTTTGAGAAACTCTTTAAGATCATTAAACCAAGGAGTAGTATCCGAGGACTCGTCTGCAGCCCAGCAGTGGGCTGGCTTGTTTTGAAGTTGAATTTGGATTGGTTCGATCTTCAATTCATCTGGGTATTGGATCATGGAAGCCaaggtggccaaagcatcagcaaatgcgtttcgggctcTCGGGAGATGTCtaaactccaaattttgaaactgcTTGGCCAAAGTGAGCAGACTACAATGGTAGGGTAGAATTTTcgaatctttggttatccactgcttcAAAGTCTGGTAcacgagcaaatctgaatcGCTGAAAGCTATCAACTCCTTGATCTCCATTTCCAAAGCCATgttgagaccaaaaatgcaagcttcatattcagccatgttgttGGTACAaacaaattgcaatttggcagcggcagggtagtgTTTTCCTTCGGGCGAAACcagaacagctccaattccagctccTAGAGAATTTGAAGCTCCgtcgaagaaaagcctccattcagggctTTGCTCACTTATATCGTCCGTGGCGCCTACAAATAGGACCCTCTCGTCAGGGAAATAAGTACGGAGTGGCTGATAATCATTGtcccttggattttccgccaaatgatcagctatagcttgccccttgacagCTTTCTGTGAAGTGAACACAATATCGAACTCTGAGAGAATTATCTGCCATTTAGCTAGACGTCCAGTTAGCATCGGCTTCTCCAGGAGATACTTCAAGGGATCagatcgggaaataagataagtggtatggctcaacaggtAGTGCCGCAGCTTTTGAGCCGCCCAGGCCAACGCACAGCAGCTCTTCTCGATGAGtgaataattagcctcatactgcgtgaacttcttgcttagataATAAATGGCTTGTTCTTTCCTTCCAGAGTCATTGTGTTGCCCGAGAACGCAACCAACTNNNNNNNNNNNNNNNNNNNNNNNNNNNNNNNNNNNNNNNNNNNNNNNNNNNNNNNNNNNNNNNNNNNNNNNNNNNNNN
It contains:
- the LOC113750569 gene encoding uncharacterized protein LOC113750569, translated to MLTGRLAKWQIILSEFDIVFTSQKAVKGQAIADHLAENPRDNDYQPLRTYFPDERVLFVGATDDISEQSPEWRLFFDGASNSLGAGIGAVLVSPEGKHYPAAAKLQFVCTNNMAEYEACIFGLNMALEMEIKELIAFSDSDLLVYQTLKQWITKDSKILPYHCSLLTLAKQFQNLEFRHLPRARNAFADALATLASMIQYPDELKIEPIQIQLQNKPAHCWAADESSDTTPWFNDLKEFLKTGSYPQHAAEVEIPSLRILMEAKLGEADWIKQRHEQLTSIDERRFNAICHGQCYQKRVARAYNKKVHRRAFEEGDKGRMKAEAGLHPDHSVEGLRALEFHIKAEKKTSAARGNFLESIDRPKEKLSKGFGEKGV